A window from Chitinophaga filiformis encodes these proteins:
- a CDS encoding hybrid sensor histidine kinase/response regulator, with product MTIKGTFRAITLIGADTLDLNERSRIIKVNILAIVTGVMALFFGTFFYIVSGKLGLFLGTFVEGSACFYVIFLNKKRKYDIAAFYLQMIHNAATFYFGCLLSDVVEASLLAIFLIGTSLLIVKDKMFRTTCIVVAMITLVMLEVNRLAGIIPPYDFNPLSKIVIHYSAILVIVSLNILIIMFYVKHNDELLKAQKEHSENLEHQVQIRTAELEQANNYKSVFLRETNHEIRVPLNAIYSISQLLLMDAKKNNDTTYIKQAEHLCAASHHALDVINNVLELSRIEAGKLHEVHNEAFAIRGLLDNIVDTGQYIAKAKGVHIVPNYNKRKLPTLLVTDKVKLTQIINNLLFNAVKFTADNSTITLSATVENDTCCIKVKDQGEGISQDMIAPIFDPFITGWNSFSGGTGLGLHIARHLANLLGGNISVESVVGKGTEFSLSFPLQACAVPAAQEEVPEIRMDEAPYAGVKVLVIEDDDMSRIYLTQYLRRLGCELESCGTGADTIDLLHHYTPDIILADRHLPDMEAGEILAYVRNAPMLRRVPVIVISGDVFEEDRIATIEAGATDYLIKPVDFKLLNVALKKCLNSPALL from the coding sequence ATGACGATAAAGGGGACATTTCGAGCAATTACCCTGATTGGTGCAGATACCCTTGATCTAAATGAGAGAAGCAGGATCATTAAAGTAAACATTCTCGCCATAGTCACCGGTGTAATGGCATTATTCTTCGGGACATTCTTCTATATTGTCTCAGGAAAGCTTGGTCTTTTTTTAGGCACTTTCGTGGAAGGATCTGCCTGTTTTTATGTTATATTCCTCAACAAAAAACGCAAGTACGACATAGCCGCATTCTATCTGCAGATGATCCACAACGCAGCGACATTCTATTTTGGCTGTTTACTGTCGGACGTTGTCGAAGCCAGTTTGCTCGCTATATTTCTCATCGGAACATCCCTGCTGATTGTAAAAGATAAAATGTTCCGCACTACCTGTATTGTAGTGGCAATGATCACGCTGGTCATGCTCGAAGTGAACAGGCTGGCGGGCATTATTCCGCCATATGATTTTAACCCGCTCAGCAAGATCGTTATCCATTATTCAGCTATACTTGTCATTGTATCCCTGAACATTCTCATCATTATGTTTTACGTAAAGCATAATGATGAACTGCTCAAGGCGCAGAAAGAACACAGCGAGAACCTGGAACATCAGGTGCAGATCAGGACTGCTGAACTGGAACAGGCCAATAACTATAAAAGCGTTTTTCTGCGGGAAACCAACCATGAGATCCGCGTGCCACTGAATGCCATCTACTCCATCAGTCAGTTACTGCTGATGGATGCAAAAAAGAATAATGATACAACCTATATAAAACAGGCAGAACACCTCTGCGCTGCCAGCCATCACGCCCTGGATGTGATCAATAACGTGCTGGAATTATCGAGAATAGAAGCAGGCAAGTTGCATGAAGTACACAATGAGGCTTTTGCCATCAGAGGTTTGCTGGACAATATCGTAGACACCGGCCAGTACATTGCGAAAGCAAAGGGTGTGCATATTGTACCGAACTATAATAAACGGAAACTTCCCACGCTTCTGGTCACCGACAAGGTAAAACTCACCCAGATCATTAACAACCTCCTGTTCAATGCAGTAAAATTCACGGCAGATAACAGCACCATTACTTTATCGGCGACTGTGGAAAATGACACCTGCTGCATCAAAGTAAAAGACCAGGGAGAAGGCATCAGCCAGGATATGATAGCTCCTATCTTCGATCCTTTCATTACAGGATGGAACAGCTTTTCCGGTGGCACCGGCCTGGGACTGCACATTGCCCGACATCTCGCTAACCTGCTGGGAGGTAACATTTCGGTGGAAAGCGTAGTAGGGAAAGGAACGGAATTCAGCTTGAGTTTTCCCTTGCAGGCCTGCGCAGTACCTGCCGCACAGGAAGAAGTACCTGAAATACGGATGGACGAGGCTCCTTATGCCGGCGTAAAAGTGTTGGTCATAGAAGATGATGATATGAGCCGGATCTATCTGACACAATACCTGCGGAGGCTGGGATGTGAATTGGAATCCTGCGGTACCGGCGCAGACACGATAGATTTGTTGCATCATTACACCCCCGATATCATCCTGGCAGACAGGCATCTGCCGGATATGGAAGCCGGAGAGATCCTGGCCTATGTAAGAAACGCACCTATGCTCAGAAGAGTTCCTGTGATAGTCATTTCAGGCGACGTTTTCGAAGAAGACAGGATCGCGACGATCGAAGCCGGCGCCACTGATTACCTGATCAAACCGGTCGATTTTAAACTGTTGAATGTTGCCCTCAAAAAATGCCTGAATAGCCCGGCATTACTATAA
- a CDS encoding terpene synthase family protein, which produces MQPINVPLLNCPFEAKISPFVSEIDRHTSSWLQEFNLLQSDEAYDRFRKYKFAWMTARTYPDADLDFLCTANDLNTWLFVLDDLLDHVTPETSAYREQGYLQQVITDFVNVLRYDKCIGRETNPVLAALSDFWNKMRQLSTVSWQCQFTLSLKATFEAAVWEAENAKQRRHPSVFQYMQMRPFFSGANLGTDMLEVAAQTYLPVFVLQNEQFQKLVDLARRAVCWANDLFSLSKELAHGDDHNLVVVIEHEQQISLEEAIAETAAIHNREIALFNELRTQLPSFGAHIDLSIQRHLDALGTMVRGFMDWSIYDTARYEFNYTAR; this is translated from the coding sequence ATGCAACCAATTAACGTTCCATTACTCAATTGTCCGTTTGAGGCAAAGATCAGCCCTTTTGTGTCTGAAATTGACAGGCACACTTCCTCCTGGCTGCAGGAATTCAACCTGCTGCAATCAGACGAAGCGTACGACCGCTTCCGTAAGTACAAATTTGCCTGGATGACGGCCCGCACCTATCCGGACGCAGACCTGGATTTCCTATGCACGGCCAATGATCTGAACACCTGGCTGTTTGTACTGGATGATCTGCTGGACCATGTTACTCCCGAGACTTCAGCGTACCGGGAGCAGGGCTACCTGCAACAGGTTATTACTGACTTTGTTAATGTACTGCGGTACGACAAATGCATCGGCAGGGAAACCAACCCGGTACTCGCAGCGCTTAGCGACTTCTGGAACAAGATGCGGCAGCTAAGTACAGTGTCATGGCAATGCCAGTTCACACTCAGCCTGAAAGCCACCTTTGAGGCTGCTGTATGGGAAGCTGAGAACGCGAAACAGCGGAGACATCCTTCCGTGTTTCAGTACATGCAGATGCGTCCTTTCTTCAGCGGCGCCAACCTGGGCACAGACATGCTCGAAGTAGCAGCACAGACCTACCTCCCTGTTTTCGTACTACAGAATGAGCAGTTCCAAAAGCTGGTCGACCTTGCACGGCGGGCAGTATGCTGGGCGAATGATCTCTTTTCACTGTCCAAAGAACTGGCCCATGGAGACGATCATAATCTTGTAGTGGTGATCGAACATGAACAACAGATCAGCCTTGAGGAAGCTATTGCTGAAACAGCCGCTATCCATAATCGGGAAATAGCGCTTTTCAACGAGCTGAGAACCCAGCTGCCTTCATTTGGCGCTCACATCGACCTTTCCATCCAACGTCACCTGGATGCATTGGGAACCATGGTACGTGGGTTCATGGACTGGTCCATCTACGATACCGCCAGGTATGAATTCAATTACACTGCCAGATAA
- a CDS encoding ParM/StbA family protein: MKVTPISFPSVFETAYGNTENSSKDLLNGLKIKKDENWYIVGNLARRGGINPGRVTNAAPQEDDYEILFKAGLVNVLDRVQQPLSITMGFPFSTYNIYKGAAENFLNKRHFLIEYDTHTFNNKGAIKKGMLDIERYEVIPEIVGGIIGLKKTISDPKTENFIAVSFGFGTIEGGMATADGLIHRTCFSSHGIKYAINNLARELNKQYYLDMKNEHQLDDAFMKGSIFTNRKRIDLKDVRKALLTQYYKEVVSPLMRNYFTDQDFENCSKIYLMGGGAHYRELTDAFMEDFKDFIPVEVAPNPENLVSIGYLYNSLRISDDKHHRSVGLDLGNASSIISIFEEETLSAGSNL; this comes from the coding sequence ATGAAAGTAACACCTATCAGCTTTCCGAGTGTTTTCGAAACTGCGTATGGTAACACAGAAAATTCCTCAAAAGACTTATTGAATGGATTGAAGATCAAAAAAGATGAAAACTGGTATATAGTCGGGAACCTGGCAAGACGGGGTGGGATCAACCCTGGTCGTGTCACCAATGCCGCCCCACAGGAGGACGATTATGAGATCCTGTTCAAGGCCGGACTGGTGAATGTACTGGATAGGGTGCAGCAGCCATTGTCCATTACCATGGGTTTTCCGTTTTCAACGTACAACATCTATAAAGGCGCAGCAGAGAACTTCCTGAACAAACGCCATTTCCTCATAGAATATGATACGCATACTTTCAACAATAAAGGCGCTATCAAAAAAGGGATGCTGGACATTGAGCGGTATGAAGTGATCCCAGAGATTGTGGGAGGTATTATCGGTTTGAAAAAGACCATCAGTGATCCTAAGACTGAAAACTTTATCGCTGTCAGTTTCGGTTTTGGTACTATTGAGGGAGGTATGGCAACGGCGGATGGCCTCATTCACCGTACCTGCTTCAGCTCTCACGGTATCAAGTATGCCATCAACAACCTGGCCCGCGAGCTGAACAAACAATACTACCTGGATATGAAAAATGAGCACCAGCTGGACGATGCTTTCATGAAAGGTTCTATCTTTACCAACAGGAAACGTATTGACCTGAAGGATGTACGCAAGGCTTTATTGACCCAGTACTACAAGGAAGTGGTGTCTCCGCTGATGAGGAACTACTTTACCGACCAGGACTTTGAAAACTGTAGCAAGATCTACCTCATGGGTGGAGGTGCACACTACCGCGAACTGACGGATGCTTTCATGGAAGATTTTAAAGACTTCATTCCCGTTGAAGTAGCACCGAATCCTGAAAATCTTGTAAGCATAGGCTATTTGTACAACTCTTTAAGAATATCAGACGACAAACATCATCGCAGTGTAGGGCTTGACCTGGGCAATGCATCCTCGATCATTTCTATTTTTGAAGAAGAAACTTTATCTGCTGGCTCAAATTTGTGA
- a CDS encoding polymer-forming cytoskeletal protein, whose protein sequence is MKELIKKAFGKDMFLIPSQVSVQGAVESTIPGRIDGNIRGDVRTEGMLVIGKSANIRGNIYATDLVAYGKIYGDIIVSNKAVISNKAYVKGDVTALVLEVEQDAVIEGAIRKHPTEADDVVPPPAEEDVEKPQPAEDEEQASSWF, encoded by the coding sequence TTGAAAGAGTTAATCAAAAAGGCTTTTGGAAAGGACATGTTCCTTATTCCAAGCCAGGTGTCCGTACAGGGCGCCGTCGAATCCACTATTCCCGGACGTATTGATGGCAATATAAGAGGCGATGTCCGTACAGAGGGCATGCTTGTCATAGGTAAAAGCGCAAATATCCGCGGTAATATCTATGCAACAGACCTTGTTGCCTACGGAAAGATCTATGGGGATATTATTGTAAGCAATAAAGCTGTTATCAGCAACAAAGCATATGTAAAGGGAGATGTGACCGCACTCGTGCTGGAAGTTGAACAGGATGCCGTCATTGAAGGCGCCATCCGCAAACATCCGACGGAGGCTGACGATGTCGTTCCCCCTCCTGCTGAAGAAGACGTTGAGAAGCCACAGCCTGCTGAAGACGAAGAGCAGGCAAGTTCGTGGTTTTGA
- a CDS encoding NADH:flavin oxidoreductase/NADH oxidase: protein MAALFSPLQIRNITFRNRITVSPMCEYSSENGFANDWHLVHLGSRAVGGAGLIITEAAAVSPEGRISPADLGIWDDAHIANLQRITGFLSAHGAVPGIQLAHAGRKASTEVPWKGIRLVPPAEGGWEEIYAPSAIPFSEKYGKPIALTTAGIHKVIADFKAAAARALKAGFKVIELHGAHGYLLHQFLSPLSNHRTDDYGGSFENRIRLVLEVVAAVREVWPEDYPLFVRLSATDWADGGWDLESTTALARILKDKGVDLIDTSSGGLAHHQKITVGPLYQTPFAEHVRRETGILTGAVGLITTATEAESIIAEGKADLVIMAREYLRDPYFPMHAAHELKDESFVWPVQYERAKPRH, encoded by the coding sequence ATGGCAGCACTCTTCTCACCCTTACAGATCAGGAATATTACATTCAGGAACAGGATTACCGTTTCGCCCATGTGTGAATACAGCTCAGAGAATGGTTTTGCCAATGACTGGCACTTAGTGCACCTGGGGAGTCGCGCGGTAGGAGGGGCCGGACTTATTATCACAGAGGCGGCGGCCGTTAGTCCGGAAGGAAGGATATCGCCTGCGGATCTTGGCATCTGGGACGACGCGCATATTGCGAATCTGCAAAGGATCACCGGTTTTCTTTCCGCTCATGGTGCCGTGCCTGGTATACAGCTGGCGCATGCGGGCAGAAAGGCAAGTACGGAAGTGCCCTGGAAAGGTATCAGGCTCGTACCCCCCGCAGAGGGCGGCTGGGAAGAGATCTACGCGCCCAGTGCCATTCCTTTCTCAGAGAAATACGGGAAACCCATCGCATTGACTACAGCAGGTATTCATAAAGTAATAGCAGATTTTAAAGCGGCCGCTGCACGTGCATTGAAGGCCGGTTTTAAAGTAATAGAGCTACATGGGGCGCATGGTTATTTGCTTCATCAATTCCTGTCACCGCTCAGCAATCACCGGACAGACGACTATGGCGGCAGCTTTGAGAACAGGATCCGCCTGGTACTGGAAGTAGTGGCAGCTGTGAGAGAAGTATGGCCGGAAGATTATCCCCTGTTTGTGCGGCTCTCTGCAACAGATTGGGCAGATGGCGGCTGGGACCTGGAAAGCACGACAGCACTGGCACGCATCCTGAAGGATAAAGGCGTAGATCTTATTGATACCTCATCAGGAGGATTAGCGCATCATCAGAAAATAACTGTCGGGCCCTTATATCAAACGCCGTTTGCAGAACATGTCCGCAGGGAGACGGGTATACTGACCGGTGCAGTAGGGCTGATAACTACGGCAACTGAGGCAGAGTCCATTATCGCGGAAGGGAAAGCTGATCTGGTGATCATGGCGAGGGAGTATCTGAGAGATCCGTATTTCCCCATGCATGCGGCGCATGAGTTGAAAGATGAATCGTTTGTGTGGCCGGTGCAATATGAACGGGCCAAGCCAAGGCATTAA
- a CDS encoding cold-shock protein, which yields MNTKFQGTVKFFNETKGFGFIKHDESNKETFVHVNGLIHEIQADDRVEFELQEGRKGMNAVNVRRID from the coding sequence ATGAACACAAAATTCCAGGGAACTGTAAAGTTCTTCAACGAGACAAAAGGCTTTGGCTTCATTAAGCATGATGAATCCAATAAAGAGACTTTTGTACACGTGAACGGTCTTATTCACGAAATCCAGGCAGATGACAGAGTAGAGTTTGAGCTGCAGGAAGGTAGGAAAGGTATGAATGCCGTTAACGTTAGACGTATCGACTAA
- a CDS encoding fatty acid desaturase family protein, which yields MAKVTFNNKKALFFQSLKAAVEEYFKENNIKKTGNRHLYIKTIVLIPLAVLIYLSLLIFPMAALPGIALSAILGFVLACIGFNVMHDACHGSYSENSTVNDILGLTLNALGGNAFIWKQKHNIIHHTYTNVDGMDDDIAKSPLMRQCSTQTWTPAHRVQHIYVVAIYAISSFAWVFIMDFVKYLSRKVYRTPLQPMKMKDHLTFWASKALYLVFYVALPVALLGWQAWLIGFTAMHVVMGFTLAIVFQLAHVVEETNFEAVGDETKVIENEWAIHQINTTSNFAPGNKIISWFVGGLNYQVEHHLFPRISHVHYPQISKIVAAKCAEFNVQYNCLPTMMSAVRSHFRFMRDLGRKPVPAIAG from the coding sequence ATGGCCAAAGTTACATTCAACAACAAGAAAGCACTCTTTTTTCAATCGCTCAAAGCTGCTGTGGAAGAGTACTTTAAGGAAAACAACATTAAAAAGACAGGGAACAGGCATCTGTATATAAAGACAATCGTGCTCATCCCACTGGCGGTACTAATCTATCTCTCCCTGCTGATATTTCCAATGGCGGCACTGCCCGGTATCGCGCTATCGGCAATACTGGGGTTCGTTCTTGCCTGTATAGGTTTTAATGTCATGCATGATGCCTGCCACGGCAGTTACTCGGAAAACTCAACAGTCAACGATATCCTGGGCCTTACCTTAAACGCCCTGGGAGGAAATGCTTTTATCTGGAAACAGAAACATAACATCATCCATCACACCTATACAAATGTGGACGGGATGGACGATGACATCGCGAAGAGCCCGCTGATGCGTCAATGCAGCACCCAGACATGGACGCCGGCACACCGTGTACAGCATATCTACGTCGTAGCAATTTATGCGATCTCTTCCTTTGCTTGGGTGTTTATCATGGATTTTGTCAAATATCTTAGCCGCAAAGTATATAGAACACCATTGCAACCCATGAAGATGAAAGATCATCTCACGTTCTGGGCCAGTAAGGCATTGTATCTTGTATTCTACGTAGCGCTTCCCGTTGCCCTCCTCGGCTGGCAGGCCTGGCTGATAGGATTTACCGCTATGCACGTAGTAATGGGCTTTACGCTGGCCATCGTTTTCCAGCTGGCACACGTAGTGGAAGAAACTAATTTCGAAGCCGTGGGTGACGAAACGAAAGTCATTGAGAATGAATGGGCTATCCACCAGATCAATACTACCTCCAATTTTGCACCGGGTAATAAGATCATCTCCTGGTTTGTCGGCGGACTAAACTACCAGGTGGAACACCACCTGTTTCCCCGCATCAGCCATGTGCATTACCCACAGATCAGTAAGATCGTGGCTGCCAAGTGCGCGGAGTTCAATGTGCAGTACAACTGTCTGCCTACTATGATGTCGGCCGTCCGTTCCCACTTCCGCTTTATGCGCGATCTGGGAAGAAAACCGGTTCCGGCAATAGCTGGTTGA
- a CDS encoding family 20 glycosylhydrolase, producing the protein MRNVLLLCALAAVLTAFRSGSRTTATQAPVPDSIMPVRGFCIGAPRKPALDDFIKFIREELVTRKVNTLILRVDYNYEYESFPELRDPVALSKADIKKLVQVCRQNKINLIPQLNLLGHQSWAGQTHNLLTKFPQFDETPWVKMPEKYEWPNADGLYCKSYCPLHPEVHDVVFKLVDELCDAFESTAFHAGMDEVFYIGEAKCPRCGGRDKAELFAGEVSLLRNHLAEKGRDLWIWGDRLIDGKTTGIGMWEGSLNNTYRAVDLIPKDVTICDWHYDRPDKTPVYFAMKGLKVITCPWRKPEFATQQVKDMLEFRASATPIMKDRYQGMMQTVWSGAEDFMDEYYGRKQPRPREDGKPADTVHTQTKCFRQLFTEINKATM; encoded by the coding sequence ATGAGAAATGTGCTCCTGCTTTGTGCGCTGGCGGCGGTACTGACTGCATTCAGGTCTGGCAGCAGGACAACCGCTACACAGGCGCCTGTACCTGACAGTATTATGCCCGTAAGGGGCTTTTGTATCGGAGCGCCGAGAAAGCCCGCACTCGATGACTTTATCAAATTTATCAGGGAAGAACTGGTAACCCGTAAGGTCAACACCCTGATACTACGGGTGGACTACAACTATGAGTACGAAAGTTTTCCTGAGCTGAGGGACCCCGTGGCCTTATCCAAAGCCGATATCAAGAAGCTGGTGCAGGTATGCCGTCAGAACAAGATCAATCTCATTCCGCAACTGAACCTGCTGGGGCATCAATCCTGGGCTGGTCAGACGCACAACCTGCTGACGAAGTTCCCCCAGTTTGACGAAACGCCCTGGGTGAAGATGCCGGAGAAATACGAATGGCCTAATGCAGACGGGCTGTATTGTAAGAGTTATTGTCCGCTGCACCCCGAAGTGCACGACGTGGTATTCAAGCTGGTAGATGAGCTGTGCGATGCGTTTGAGAGCACAGCTTTCCATGCGGGGATGGATGAGGTATTCTATATAGGAGAAGCGAAGTGTCCCCGTTGTGGCGGCCGCGACAAGGCGGAATTATTCGCAGGAGAGGTGAGCCTGTTGCGCAATCACCTGGCAGAAAAGGGCAGGGATTTATGGATATGGGGCGATCGGCTTATAGATGGTAAAACCACTGGTATTGGTATGTGGGAAGGTAGTTTGAACAATACCTATCGCGCTGTTGACCTGATCCCTAAAGATGTGACGATCTGCGACTGGCATTACGACCGTCCGGATAAAACGCCGGTATATTTCGCGATGAAGGGCTTGAAGGTGATCACCTGTCCCTGGAGGAAGCCGGAATTTGCCACCCAACAAGTGAAGGATATGCTGGAATTCCGTGCGTCGGCTACACCGATCATGAAAGACAGGTACCAGGGAATGATGCAGACTGTATGGTCGGGAGCGGAAGACTTCATGGACGAATATTACGGCAGGAAACAGCCAAGGCCCCGTGAAGACGGTAAACCTGCAGATACGGTGCATACGCAGACGAAGTGTTTCCGTCAGCTATTTACCGAGATTAACAAGGCTACAATGTAG